CATCCGCCGCACGCTCTCCCACGGAACCACAACGGCAACCTATTTCGCCACCCGCGATGTCGCCGCGACGAACCTCCTCGCGGACTTATGTCTGTCCATGGGCCAGCGAGCGTTTGTCGGCCGCGTATGCATGGACAGGCCTGACATGAATCCCGCTTACTACCGCGATGCCTCTGCGAGCGACAGCGTGGAGGCGACGCAGCAAGTGATTGACCACATACGCCGCATCGACCCGGGCTTCGACGTCGTCTCGCCCATTCTGACGCCTCGCTTCGCCCCTTCGTGCTCGGCCGAGGCCATGAAGGGCCTGGCAGAGCTACATCGCCAGACGGGCCTCCCCATCCAGACTCACGTCTCGGAGAACCCCGGCGAGATCCAGCTCGTGGCGCAGCTGTTCCCAGAGAGCAATTCATACACCGACCTCTACGACAAGTGTGGCCTGCTCACGCCGCGGACGGTGCTGGCCCATGCGGTGCACATCtctgaggaagaggcagaccTCATTGCGCAAAAGAAGTCCAAGGTCTCTCACTGCCCATGCAGTAACACGTGCTTGACCAGTGGACCTGCGAGGGTGCGGTGGATGTGGGATAAGGGCATCGATGTTGGGCTAGGGACGGACGTCAGCGGCGGATACAGCCCTTCGATCCTAGAAGCCGCCAGACAAGCCGCAATGGTGAGCCGGCACGTAGCCATGGCCattgaggaagagaaagaaagggagagagccAAGTTGACGGTCGAAGAGGTGCTGTATCTCGCCACGAGGGGAGGAGCTCGATGTGTAGGGCTGGAAGACAAGATTGGGCGTTTCGAAGTAGGCATGGAGTGGGACGCGCAGCTGGTGACTTTAAACGAAGTCAATGACGATGGGGAGGTgcacgatgaagatgacgaccaTGGCTTCGTTGACATGTTTGGGTGGGAGACTTGGGGTGATAGAGTGGCCAAGTGGGTGTACAATGGAGACGACCGGAACACGAAGCGGGTTTGGGTCAAGGGCAGGCTGGTGCATAGACGGAAATGACGAGCATGACGATCAAATCTTATCAAGAGCGAAAACACAACAATATCATGACgaagaaatgaaatgaagagcGGCTATAGGGCGAAAGATAAGGTATATAGATTCAGGAGGAGGGAACTGTTAGATTTTTGGTTTAGAGAACATTGGATTTCCATTTTCATATATCTAGAGCTTAGAGCAGAATGAAGAAAGCCCATCAACGTTTGATCAGAATGTCAAAAACACccctttttgcctctttctccttcgaTCATGTTTAACAATCCCAGCCCCAGCCCTTTCATATAGCCCACCGGATTCAACAACAAGCTCTCGCTcctccaaagccaaagcaatctcgaaaaaaaaaaagtctttCTCCAACACGTGGTTTCAACCTCCGTCATCCTCCATTCGATTCCAACGCCTCTCCCATCCTTCTCTCACCGTCCATAACAAAGAAATCACTCCATATCCTCGTAATCCTCAAACTCCATGTCGAACAGCCCAAACCCAACACCTTGATCCCCATACCCCTATTCTGAAGACTCTCGATGTTgctcttccccttcctcccCCTCATCTTCCTTCCTCGCCTCCGCCCTCCGCTTATTCCTATCcgccctcttcttcgcctcctccctcttcttcgcaTCCGCAACCTCCCCCTCAACAACCTTCACCCgtccatcaatctccttaACAAGCCTCGTCTTGACTCCCGCAGGCACAATGTTCCAGTCCGCCGTGCTTCCCCCCAACGCAAGCACCTTCATCCTAAACCAAGCACactccgccgtcttctcatTAAGCAGCACCCTCGTATTATTCAACGCCTCAAGACGAGCCTGTCGAGACTTCTTCGCCGCCTGGTTGTTCCGCTGGCGATCAATCTTTTGGTGCTCAGCGGCAATCTCATTATTACGCATTTCAATCTGCAGACGCTCCGGGTCGCTGATACCATCGGGGAACTTTAGAAAATCCGCTATGAACGGCTTCGGAGGTAAATCTTGGACTTGAGATGGCGGGAGAATCGGCGGATTGCGTTCCTGAAAGGTGATTTCGTGCTGAAGAGCGTCTTTGCGGCGGGTGTGTTCTGCAGAGGCGAGGCCTTgggggatggagaggagcATTTCGTCGAGAGAGCAGCTTCCCATGCGGAGTGATGGCGATGTTCGTGAACGGATTGTCTGTGTTCGAGATGGTGTTTGAGATGCCATGCTTACAACCGACGTTGGAGCTGGACCTGGTGCTTGGAGAGACATTTGTGGGAGATTGTGATATGTCGCCGCTATATCAAACGCTGTAGAAGCTTGAACGTTTATACCCGACTgcgaagaaggcgaagaagcctcACCACTGGCAGAGTTGAAACTTGCAGTCAGAGGGCTGGAAGCGGCACCGCGACGTCGCTTCGCCTGCCCCTGAATCGGAGACGAAGGCAAACGAAGCGAGCGTTTGCCGGCAGATGACATTTGAAGTGGTTTTCATATGGTATTGCGTATGTTCTTTGTGTGCGTGCCTCAGTCTTCCTTCAATACAggaaaacaagcaaacaaccCGGTTGCTCCCCAAACCGTGGGATgagaaacaacaacaatgaAGATATATCAAGAGAAGAGTGTAGAATCCTAGCAGAATCCTATtaacaaacaaagaagaagaagagcaaaacgAGATTAGCACAAAGCCACAACAAAAtctcgaaaagaaaagccagtcaaaaaataaagaaagaaGCTGTATGTGTAGGTAGtcagagggaaaagaagaagaagacgcgTCTCAATCTTTTCTCGTGCCGACTATGTTCTTATTTACCCGTCTTCCAAACGCAGAGAGGAGAGTGGAAGAAGCTCCAAGTCTTGTCTGAGCTTTGTGTAGAGGGCATGGTTCTCGGCTTTATAGACGGagacttttctctctttctggcTGTGTTTGTGTCTGGCACTGCGCGCGAGATAGAGGAAAATTGAAAAGGCTTTTTGTATTTATCGTTCAGGGAAACGAGATTTCGGTAATGTGAGGCGGTCAAACAAGCAGCTTACAATGTCGTCGCTAGAAAAAACGGCGATGATTGCAAAAGATAGAAATCGTAGTCGGAAAAGAGTGAATGAAGCATGCACAAACtttgggagaggaggaagaaaaaaggggaagagaagagagagggagtGGGGGGTTTTTTACCTGTTGGGGGGGCTttttggaagagagaaacgaacctcttcttttttttaggGGGTTCACGTTTACTTCACTTCCGCTTCATATCTACCAAATATCTTCGTCTTTCAACATATATACAACAACATTAGAAcgaaggaggagattgattataaaaagaaacttgAGCAAAGAAAGTAATACAGCCATCTATCCTAAACTTCGAGCATGCtaccaaaaacaaaagagaacAATAGAAACAATAAAACCCCATCCGTTACCAGCAGGGTGAATCAATGCCACTCCTCGTCTATTCtccaaccaaaaaaaaaaaatcgcaTTGCTCTCGGTTGAAACTACGGCATGTACCACCAACAAACGCattttcctcttgttttccttctttgctAAGCTCTTTGCTTCGACAAATAGGCGTATCAAACTACCCTATTGTTGCTGTGAATCTAACCGCCCCCTTTCTCATCTGACTACCGCTTCTGCTGCCTAGCTGCTTCATATTGTGTTTGAACATGGGGCCACAACTGCAGTGAATAAGTCACAGTCCATTTGCTGCCAGCTATCTCCATAATCTACATCGCCTCAGCAAAATTACTTCAAGCTGTACAAGCAATCACTTCGACACTCCCATTTCACTACTTCGTCATCATGCAAAAAGAGGAACTGCACAGTCACTTCTAATTCTCGAGCCAAAAGCTTGTCATCGCCTAGACATACAATTTGAATTCGTGCGCTCAGCAAATAgcccaccatcaccaagatgGGGGAAGTAACCAAAATAACCTATACCAATATACAGATAACATGTTCTTGACCAATACACAGATAAAAATGTCATCCTAGAACCAATGTCTGCAATACACACCATCACAGGGATATCTTTTCCATCATAACCATAATGTCGCTCATAATTCTTTGCCAGCCTAACCAGGCGCCTCAATCCGCCCAGACTATCCGTCACAGTATCCAAGAAATGAAAATATCCTCCCAACACCATAGAACCAATTAACCTTAACAGATATTTGCTAACAAATCGAAACGAATATTCATCTGTGCCACAATGTTGAAATGTTGAAACAGAGGCGACCATGACTGGGTCGCCCTCTTTGttacttgtttttttccccctcgtTGGTATTGCTCATCTCGTCCGGTTCTTTCGGTACTATTGAGTCACGCCTTCAAAGGGCGAGGCCGGTTCCGTTACCCGTCCATCGGTACAACGCAAGGAGTTCGCGTCgtcgttgctgctgctcagctAGATCCTCTGGCACACGACCCCGAATCAGTGCAAGCGCGCTTCGCATGACCTTGCTAAAGTTTCGCTGATATAACTGTTAGTCCTTGATTCACACAAAATTGTTCCTTTGAGGATGGTAAGACTTACTTGATACTCTGTGCTCAGAGTCACCACACAAGCTTCGTGTGCTCGCACAATGGTCTCACATGCCTTGATGACACTTGGAGACGCTTCAGCTTGCAGCTTGTCGGCGAtcaagaggaggaggaaagatCCCTGGAGGAGGTAGACGCCGTAAAAGAATGGCATAAACTCCAAGCCGGGGTCGAATTCAAGAATCTGGTTGATGGCTTCGGCAGCCGATACCGCGTGGCTCGTTGCCGTCACGAACCCTTCTGATGAAATCCACAGGTCGTCGTCATCCAGAAGATTGATGGGGTCCCATTTATCTGCGAGCAGAATGTGGAGGACATGCATCACATGGGTGCTGTAGGCTACCACGATGCTGGCCTGGATCTCACTCTCCGTCATACGACTGGACGCATTGGTCCGCACCGAGAGCGGAGACTGCATGTCCGGCACGGCTCCGTTGTCGTGAATCTCATGCTGCTCCTTGTCCTTTGGGGCCATTGGAAGATGCTTTCCAGTGAACCGCTTTAGACTCTCTTCATACATGTCCAGGTGTCGGGAAATCTCAGCAACTTGCTCGTCCCAATCCCGCGCAGAGCGGAACCCGACGCCAAATCGCGGGTGGCTCTTTGCGTGATGAACGTCGACAATCTCGCCCAGGATGGTCATCAGAGACAAGAAATAGCCAAAGATGCTGCGGCCACGACACTCGTAATGAGCCCCACGAGCAACACGCGGGCTGTCGCCAAACTCATCTGTCATGGAGCTATCGATATTGCCTCCATCGTGGCTGCGGAATTTGCCCGCTTGCCACTTGATGTCGTCCATGGGGTGGAAGAGGTCGCTGCACTCGCTATCAAGGAGAAACAGGGGGCGGTTATAGCAAAGAGCCAGGTGCCTATCGACAATGTAAACTAGCCACCAAGCTCGCCGCCGCTCCTCCCGCTCCTCTTCTGTCACAAAGCGTGTGTTGTTTCTGTTCAAGTCGTGCTCATCCACTTCTTCGTTGATAGCATCAGCGTCTTCCTGGTTGGCAGGAGGGTTGCCCTGCGGTAGCTCACGGCCAAGCTTAAGCTCCCTGGCGAGAGACCACGCGGCACCCCACCATCGTAGGCTGGCGCCCTTATACTCGCTGGCGGAGATGACTGTGGCAAGATGCACATAGGTAATGACATCGTCGAGGCTTCCTATGGCTCCAAAGGCACCTGTTTCACCGGCCAGGGAATCCAGGTTCAGCGAGCCTGGCATAGCAACGCCAAGAACTCCCAAGGCAGCCGCGCCAACTACCGGGCTGGTCTTGGGGGAAGGGCTGTTTGTGCCGGTGTGGATCAAGGGCTGAAGAAGTCCCACAGTCAGctcgagcagcttctggcAGACCTTGCTCCTTGCGGAGGGGAGGCTCGTCAGGAAAGACGCCTCGCTGGTCTGCGCTGCTACCCACAGCATGCTCGCAAGCAGCGCGGGCTGGCACCTCCTCGGGTTTGTGGGATGTAAAAAGGAGCGCTTTCGGAACACGAAACCCAAAACGTATGGAGACATTGGGTGCATTTgtgccgatgaagatgaggaaaagTACAGGTCAATCAGATCGCAGGCCAGCGAAAGGGGGAGGATGTTTCCCAAGTGAGGTAGTAGGGGCTCAAGGACGGGGTATCGCAGATCACTCTGCTTGAAGATGGGCTGGgaaagctgaagctggaACTGGCCAGAAGGCGAGGCTAGCGAGACTCCCCACGAGGGTGAGCTCCCATTTGCCATGGGGTACTCTTGGATGTGGCCGGCGCTGAGTCGAAAGTTGCCGTCGCTGCTATAAGTCGCCGGACTCGGGGCTTGTGTAGCGTAGTTGATGCCCGAATACCCGGGCATGGTGGTTTGCGTCTGGCCATACGAAGGGGCTACCATTACATGCCCATTCATGCCGGGGCTATCATAGTTGTGGTGAACTTCGCCATATGGACCCAAGCCCATTGCGGACGATGGCTCCAACTGACCTCTGCTCAGGGCAGGGTCAACTCCGACGTGGCCATGGTGATCTTCAAGACCATCCATTGACCCAATCGCAGGATGTTGGGACAGCCCATTGTCGCTGAAGGAGCTGACAGAGCCCTCTATGTGACCATGAGGCTGGTCATGGGCTGCTTGGGGAAGTTCAGTACTGCCACGTGAAGACTCACTCTGCTGGCGTAAAAGTTTGCGATCTTCTTGGCTATCCTGGGCCTGGCCAGGATGCTGTGCCGCCGCGGCAGCTGCCTGCTGAGCAGCAATATCCTTGCGCGAAGCCTTCCctcgcttctttctctctcggACATACTCGCAACCGAGGCCGAATTCTAACAAACGGTTAGTACATTTCTATGAAATCTGCTTTGCTTATTGGGAAGGCAGGTATCCTACCTATACAATGGGCACAAGGATGTAAGCCATCGCATTTTGTACGTAGCTGGTTGCACTGGTCACAGGCGCGGCTGATTCTCCTCCTGATTGGCCCAGTAGTCCCTGTGGAATTCTTTCTGGCAACAACAAGAGAACCCTGGCGTTGCTTTGGCTGTGCCGGGTTGGCCCTGATCATACGCGAGTTTGAAAGCTCTGCGTGTTGAGAAAGGTGTTGCATAGGATAGGGGTGACCGTTGTTGTTAAACGTGTTTACGTTTATTGAGTGGAGATGGGATTGAGATCCATGGTAGTTCGGGTCAAAAGACGCCGAGGAGATGTCGGGATACGCAGAATAGCGACGGAGAGGATTGGACAACATTGTGGCGCGTTGTTATTAActcgaagatgatgaggatgatgaacgTATGGTTATTAAGTTGATATTTTTTTGTTGAGGGCGGGTTGGTAGGAagggtacggagtacagcgCGTGCCGAAATAGGAGGAGATGGCTGAACTGTGTGGCAACAAAGCACGGTTCGAAAGCAGGACTGGAATACTCAGTCCGAAATGCCTTCAAAGCGGTGGCTGCGCGAAACTTGGGCTGTTGTTGCTAGTGCTGGTTTATCCTTTCGATAAAAGCTGCGTTGAGGAGACGGGGCTGTAGCCCTCAAAGGGGGAGTAAACCACTATACAGGAAAATGCGCAGAAAATGCGCCGGGCTCAAGACCGAGAATTTCCTATGATAATGAAGGCTTCTGCCACAAAAAGAAGGCACCCAATGAAAAATGTTTAGATGAGACGGATTGATTGTTCGTTAGACCGGCATCCTCCAGAGATGATATATTCGGCAGCAAATCAATCGGTCTCTTGACGGAGAACGTGACTCGCGGACGACAGCTCTCACTTGTTGAGCCCGAGGCATAAAGAGGGGAAAGGTAAAAAGGCAAAACCCGGTATCGCGAGCGCGCCTTGACAAGCTACACGGCCGCCAGCctggcaatggcaagagcAGCAGGCAATGACACAGACAAAGCAATGATGACAATGCAGTGAGAGAGGTGACAGTCAGGTCAGAGACTGGGGGGTGTCAGTTAAAGAATACAACAAGAGAGCTCCATCATGAAACTAATATATGGGGACGCTCTCAATTTCTATTGCTGTTCGCTTCACGCAATCGACCGGAGGGCCTCCATCAGAACAAGCCTTGTGAGGGCGGCCCCGTAGCCAGGCCTCGCCAGGGTGGGCGAGCAAGGGAAGCCGTCGATGGGGTGTGGAGGCGGAGTTGATGGTGGCCAAGTGATGGTCATGGAttcatggatggatggagaatgggatggggatggagcACCTTGTGGAGGTGGACTTGTGAGTGGAGATGCTGGGGTGCAGTGATGCATTCACAATTGGCGCGCCTCCTTAGGGCGATTGCTATTAGATAGCTAGGGATTTTCGGAGATACTAGTAGCATCATCACACTGGTGCTTGCCAGCAGGTGTTTCCGTCTTTTTCTCAATTCGAGCTTGTTCCTCTCCATGGTTGCCGGGCCCGCCACATCACGATCGAGAAAAGAAGGGTGAGGGGAGCCGCAGAGTCGCGGCATTACAACGTGGTCGTTGTCAGAGGGGAATTGACGGAGTATTATTGCTTCTTAAACAGGAAGAAAcggaaaggaaagaaacggaaagaaaagagaagaaaagggggggttaGACGCGGCACAGAGAGGACTGCCAGGTACTCATCCGCACACCTTCATCGTCCaacacgtactcgtacagtacagtacaggtaTAAACTGCGAACTGCGACGAGAAACGGAGCATTTTTTCAAGCAATCCAGGGTCGGCGAATCGACATACCGTTTCAAGGCGATAGAGCCGCGTCCCTCCGACGTATTTTCCGATGCTCTTCCGTCGGGCAACTTGCGGGTGCCTGTCAGTCTCTCAGTTGTCCCAGGTACATGCATTAGCAGGTTATGGTATGGGCATTGGCAGTCGACGCCACGCGTATCGACCAAGTTTATTGCCGTGGTAAGGGCCGGTTTCAGCAGCGAACCATTATGCGGGGTTAGTCGTCGGCCGTGGAGGCGGCTGGAAGATGGTCAGTGTCCAGTTTGCCAGTACCGTCCTCGTTACCGTACCGTACCAGCAGGCACTGGCGGCATCGTGGCGGCCATTTTGGCCTGCTAGGCTGGTTGGCCTGGTTCTCGTGCCAGCCTCTTTGTGGGCAGTGGCTTTTGCCTCTGCCGTCCATCAACCGTGGCCTCGGACCTGAGCTCAGCAAGATGGGCAAGTCGGAGGCGTTTCCCAATGGGTCGAGCCATCTAAGCGTTTCTGGAAAGGCGTGCAGGGGGGCCATGCGACGGATATGGGGTCGTCCAAGTGGCGCCACGGTTTTTTGGGCTCGCTGCCCCAACCAGAC
This genomic stretch from Trichoderma breve strain T069 chromosome 1, whole genome shotgun sequence harbors:
- a CDS encoding amidohydrolase family domain-containing protein; translation: MSPQRKLLLLGTFVHSKTQQDLDFLHKAGIAVDVHGKIAAIERDAHDLSEVKARLLAKLGWDEAEVDMTEAAEGQFFFPGFVDTHIHASQYANAGIFGKSSLLEWLETYTFPLEASLKDLSKARRVYARCIRRTLSHGTTTATYFATRDVAATNLLADLCLSMGQRAFVGRVCMDRPDMNPAYYRDASASDSVEATQQVIDHIRRIDPGFDVVSPILTPRFAPSCSAEAMKGLAELHRQTGLPIQTHVSENPGEIQLVAQLFPESNSYTDLYDKCGLLTPRTVLAHAVHISEEEADLIAQKKSKVSHCPCSNTCLTSGPARVRWMWDKGIDVGLGTDVSGGYSPSILEAARQAAMVSRHVAMAIEEEKERERAKLTVEEVLYLATRGGARCVGLEDKIGRFEVGMEWDAQLVTLNEVNDDGEVHDEDDDHGFVDMFGWETWGDRVAKWVYNGDDRNTKRVWVKGRLVHRRK
- a CDS encoding fungal specific transcription factor domain-containing protein gives rise to the protein MLSNPLRRYSAYPDISSASFDPNYHGSQSHLHSINVNTFNNNGHPYPMQHLSQHAELSNSRMIRANPAQPKQRQGSLVVARKNSTGTTGPIRRRISRACDQCNQLRTKCDGLHPCAHCIEFGLGCEYVRERKKRGKASRKDIAAQQAAAAAAQHPGQAQDSQEDRKLLRQQSESSRGSTELPQAAHDQPHGHIEGSVSSFSDNGLSQHPAIGSMDGLEDHHGHVGVDPALSRGQLEPSSAMGLGPYGEVHHNYDSPGMNGHVMVAPSYGQTQTTMPGYSGINYATQAPSPATYSSDGNFRLSAGHIQEYPMANGSSPSWGVSLASPSGQFQLQLSQPIFKQSDLRYPVLEPLLPHLGNILPLSLACDLIDLYFSSSSSAQMHPMSPYVLGFVFRKRSFLHPTNPRRCQPALLASMLWVAAQTSEASFLTSLPSARSKVCQKLLELTVGLLQPLIHTGTNSPSPKTSPVVGAAALGVLGVAMPGSLNLDSLAGETGAFGAIGSLDDVITYVHLATVISASEYKGASLRWWGAAWSLARELKLGQVDEHDLNRNNTRFVTEEEREERRRAWWLVYIVDRHLALCYNRPLFLLDSECSDLFHPMDDIKWQADEFGDSPRVARGAHYECRGRSIFGYFLSLMTILGEIVDVHHAKSHPRFGVGFRSARDWDEQVAEISRHLDMYEESLKRFTGKHLPMAPKDKEQHEIHDNGAVPDMQSPLSVRTNASSRMTESEIQASIVVAYSTHVMHVLHILLADKWDPINLLDDDDLWISSEGFVTATSHAVSAAEAINQILEFDPGLEFMPFFYGVYLLQGSFLLLLIADKLQAEASPSVIKACETIVRAHEACVVTLSTEYQRNFSKVMRSALALIRGRVPEDLAEQQQRRRELLALYRWTGNGTGLAL